The following proteins are co-located in the Sulfurospirillum deleyianum DSM 6946 genome:
- a CDS encoding DUF3971 domain-containing protein, translating to MYGVTIESITLPKVKIDQLYIKLDKKFIVSIQTLELDTHTQTDTSLEESAIVLENFPYLDQFFSQIHIHNLLYDNEHITLHYEENHFRLTSQHLDVDVAITPLSKTELTLHISKAYLKDFFLHVNGEAHLDLKEEHYTFEGFYETFGLKGSTLLELKKNLLSYHLQSEPFSNVELSNFMDFLAPKVELEQIVKDWIHTNIVGKNYVLHFLEGILDIQTGEYFPMQMRGHATVQEATIIFEKSVPPAYAKEIGITLTEDKLLFDISAPEYEQKSIEKADVFIYNLLTKGTGIVVDLKTHAKLDASIHKILHAFKIDVPLTQTSGKTDAHVTLDIKFLPYDINASGTFKLSPSHFNLSGVPMSTRSGEVSFHNYFVNLNRANLRYKNLFDIDATGDFDTKKSRFNGFVDIHSLMLEFGKAQLLNAQKLPRQEASFSIENGTTTMLLPELNTTILFEPKKNQFILEDLSKVASISPLMLDNGLKEGNVSVTTDDFEHFNARLHLYEVSTPFKNQEEPIKALDIALSTDTHTLDAHTLDYTLALHVSDEIILHVKDLDLLVPQSSASLNIPIKTTLYGENSSILDENSSRTILSDRYTLMLFQNKVHLEAKKDEGSFVYQKRGDMLNIDAHAMNDAMINALFNRHYFHKGSFDLTLEPKTAQIQTGVFKMHNTYIKDLKFFNNLMATINTIPSLLVFNDPNFSQQGYFVENGSIVFEQTKETLLIKEIQLRGKNADIVGFGNVNLTNDTLNMQLNIKTLKTFSQALDMIPLVGGLILGEDKRISTHVDVTGTLSDPSIETHLLLDTLKSPVNILKRTLEAPLELLK from the coding sequence ATGTATGGTGTCACCATTGAGAGTATTACGCTGCCCAAGGTAAAAATTGATCAATTATATATAAAACTAGATAAAAAATTTATTGTAAGCATTCAAACCCTCGAATTAGACACACATACGCAAACCGATACGAGTCTTGAAGAGAGTGCTATTGTGCTTGAAAATTTTCCTTATTTGGATCAGTTTTTTAGCCAAATTCATATCCACAATCTTCTCTACGATAATGAACACATTACCCTTCATTATGAGGAGAATCACTTTAGGCTTACGAGCCAACATCTTGATGTGGATGTTGCGATTACACCGCTTTCCAAAACAGAGCTAACCCTTCACATCAGCAAGGCATACCTCAAAGATTTCTTTTTACATGTAAACGGTGAAGCGCATCTTGATTTAAAAGAAGAGCACTACACCTTTGAGGGATTCTATGAAACCTTTGGACTTAAAGGGAGTACGCTTTTAGAGCTGAAAAAAAACCTCTTAAGTTACCATCTTCAAAGTGAGCCTTTTAGCAACGTTGAGCTCTCCAATTTTATGGATTTTTTAGCGCCAAAAGTGGAATTAGAACAGATTGTGAAGGATTGGATTCATACCAATATTGTCGGTAAAAATTATGTACTGCATTTCTTAGAGGGTATATTAGACATCCAAACAGGAGAGTACTTCCCTATGCAAATGCGAGGGCACGCAACCGTTCAAGAAGCAACGATTATCTTTGAGAAAAGCGTTCCTCCCGCCTATGCCAAAGAAATAGGTATTACTTTAACTGAAGATAAACTGCTATTTGACATTAGCGCACCAGAATATGAGCAAAAAAGTATTGAAAAAGCTGATGTCTTTATCTACAATCTTTTGACCAAAGGAACAGGTATTGTGGTTGATTTGAAAACCCACGCAAAACTGGATGCTTCTATTCATAAAATTTTGCACGCATTTAAGATTGATGTTCCCCTTACGCAAACATCGGGAAAAACAGATGCACATGTCACACTGGATATTAAATTTCTTCCCTACGATATCAATGCCTCAGGTACCTTCAAACTCTCCCCTAGCCATTTTAACCTCAGTGGTGTACCCATGTCCACACGCTCAGGAGAAGTTTCCTTTCACAACTACTTTGTCAACCTCAATCGTGCCAATCTACGGTACAAAAATCTTTTTGATATTGATGCCACAGGCGATTTTGATACCAAAAAATCACGTTTTAATGGTTTTGTCGATATTCATTCGCTCATGCTTGAATTTGGGAAAGCCCAACTCTTAAATGCCCAAAAACTACCACGTCAAGAAGCCTCTTTTAGCATAGAAAATGGCACCACAACAATGCTCCTTCCAGAACTGAACACAACCATTTTGTTTGAGCCTAAAAAAAATCAGTTTATTCTTGAAGACCTTTCCAAAGTTGCTTCCATCTCACCTCTAATGTTAGACAATGGTCTAAAAGAAGGCAATGTCAGTGTCACAACGGATGACTTTGAACACTTTAACGCACGACTACACCTCTATGAAGTTTCAACCCCTTTTAAAAATCAAGAAGAACCCATTAAAGCGTTAGATATTGCGCTTTCAACCGATACACACACACTCGATGCGCATACGCTAGATTACACACTAGCGTTACATGTCAGCGATGAAATCATTTTACATGTAAAAGATTTGGATCTTCTCGTTCCTCAAAGTAGCGCCTCACTCAACATTCCCATTAAAACAACGCTTTACGGTGAAAACTCTTCCATCCTCGACGAAAACAGCAGTCGAACCATTTTAAGTGATCGCTACACTTTAATGCTTTTTCAAAATAAGGTTCATTTAGAAGCAAAAAAAGATGAGGGTTCTTTTGTCTATCAAAAGAGAGGCGATATGCTCAACATTGATGCTCATGCCATGAACGATGCTATGATCAATGCCCTTTTTAACAGACACTATTTTCACAAAGGGAGCTTTGATTTAACCTTAGAGCCAAAAACTGCACAGATTCAAACCGGTGTTTTTAAAATGCACAACACCTATATCAAAGATTTAAAATTTTTCAACAATCTCATGGCAACCATCAATACCATTCCTTCTTTGCTTGTCTTTAATGACCCTAATTTTAGTCAGCAAGGTTATTTTGTTGAAAATGGTTCTATTGTTTTTGAACAAACGAAAGAGACTCTTCTTATTAAAGAGATTCAATTACGAGGGAAAAATGCGGATATCGTAGGCTTTGGAAATGTCAATTTAACGAACGATACACTCAATATGCAACTCAACATTAAAACGCTTAAAACCTTCAGTCAAGCACTCGATATGATTCCTCTTGTGGGAGGGCTGATCTTAGGGGAAGATAAACGTATCTCAACCCATGTAGACGTTACAGGAACGCTTAGCGATCCTAGCATTGAGACACATCTTCTTTTAGATACTCTCAAATCACCCGTTAATATTCTAAAGCGTACCCTAGAAGCACCGCTGGAGTTACTTAAATAA
- a CDS encoding HAD family hydrolase, with translation MKKEISIIFDMDGTLIDSSEAMTQSVNYVRKSIGLDTPLSKEALEYHINALDQQLPKIFYNTETYDPAHRALFKEHYMEHAPKTISLYPDVKEMLHLLSQKAYLAIATNAHECFAHNMLEALGIERYFSSVVGSNNVAEPKPSPLMVYHVMETLGTSSEQTVLVGDSIKDERAALNAGISFIFANWGYGKSENANLRAHNVHELLALLNTFI, from the coding sequence ATGAAAAAAGAGATATCTATTATTTTTGATATGGATGGAACGCTCATTGATTCAAGTGAAGCGATGACTCAAAGTGTGAATTATGTAAGAAAAAGTATTGGTCTTGATACACCACTGAGTAAAGAGGCATTGGAGTACCATATTAATGCGCTAGATCAGCAGTTACCTAAGATTTTCTACAATACAGAAACCTATGACCCTGCCCATCGGGCTTTATTTAAAGAACATTATATGGAGCATGCTCCTAAGACAATCTCCTTGTATCCTGATGTGAAAGAGATGTTGCATCTTTTAAGCCAAAAGGCTTATTTGGCGATTGCGACCAATGCCCATGAATGTTTTGCACACAATATGCTTGAGGCATTAGGTATTGAGCGTTATTTTTCCAGTGTGGTAGGCTCAAACAATGTTGCAGAACCAAAGCCTAGTCCCTTAATGGTCTATCATGTGATGGAAACGCTAGGAACATCCAGTGAGCAGACGGTGTTAGTAGGCGATAGCATTAAAGATGAACGAGCAGCCTTAAATGCGGGTATCTCTTTTATTTTTGCGAATTGGGGATATGGCAAAAGTGAAAATGCAAATCTGCGTGCGCACAATGTGCATGAGCTTTTAGCTCTTTTAAACACCTTTATTTAA
- a CDS encoding GNAT family N-acetyltransferase: MLGDLRRAEREDLAEIIKIYNEAIKDGISTSDSTTVSVEEKEEWFLSHNETLPLLVKTYCGRIIAWISFQPFYANLPAYSKSAFVNIFIDKNFQGKKLGQQFLKEAIEHVQKGRIKTLLALIFADNPVSLKLFKKLNFKEWGHLNRVATIEGVDKDLLVLGLRIEE, encoded by the coding sequence ATGTTAGGTGACTTAAGACGTGCAGAGCGTGAAGATTTAGCCGAAATTATTAAAATTTACAATGAAGCGATTAAAGATGGAATTTCGACTTCAGATAGTACAACCGTCAGTGTAGAAGAGAAAGAGGAGTGGTTCTTATCGCATAATGAAACCCTCCCTCTTTTGGTTAAAACCTATTGTGGGCGCATTATTGCATGGATTAGTTTTCAGCCCTTTTATGCTAACCTTCCAGCGTATTCGAAGAGTGCTTTTGTGAATATTTTTATCGATAAAAACTTTCAAGGTAAAAAACTCGGACAACAATTTTTAAAAGAAGCGATAGAACATGTACAAAAAGGGCGCATTAAAACCCTGCTTGCACTCATTTTTGCAGATAATCCTGTAAGTTTAAAATTGTTTAAAAAATTAAACTTTAAAGAGTGGGGTCACTTAAATCGTGTAGCGACTATTGAAGGTGTGGATAAAGACCTTCTTGTTCTAGGACTTCGTATAGAAGAGTAG
- the hypA gene encoding hydrogenase maturation nickel metallochaperone HypA, with product MHEFSIVNALLEMCEKNAQANQASRVTKVEIKIGKLSGVEPHLLETAFHTFKEESVCDGAELVMHLQDVVVRCHACNYEGALSQNEFVCPTCKSADVTVIDGEEMYLMHLEME from the coding sequence ATGCATGAGTTTTCTATTGTCAATGCGCTTCTTGAAATGTGCGAAAAAAATGCACAAGCCAATCAAGCGTCTAGGGTAACCAAAGTGGAGATTAAAATAGGAAAGTTAAGTGGCGTTGAACCGCATCTGCTCGAAACAGCGTTTCATACGTTTAAAGAAGAGAGTGTGTGTGATGGCGCAGAACTGGTAATGCATCTACAAGACGTCGTGGTTCGGTGTCACGCATGCAATTATGAGGGCGCATTAAGTCAAAATGAGTTTGTGTGTCCTACATGTAAAAGTGCTGATGTCACTGTTATTGATGGTGAAGAGATGTATTTGATGCATTTGGAAATGGAGTAA
- the hypE gene encoding hydrogenase expression/formation protein HypE codes for MTKNILLSHGGGGEETQHLIKELFFKHFDNDILLRMEDAAALTMESTQIAFTTDSFTVSPLFFKGGNIGKLSIAGTVNDLSMMGAKPRYLTCSFMIEEGFSYEKLEEIVISMRDEMAKTGVKIVAGDTKVVPRGSVDGLFITTTGIGEIIYQGISAHHIAQGDVIIVSHEVGNHGACILATREELELESELQTDCASLWAPVEALIHAGVKLHALRDATRGGLSAVLNEWAETSHVCIEVEEVKIPVAQEVKGVCELLGFEPYEFANEGTMVIALPKEEAQKALEVLKGFQETAQSTIIGDVSSRFMDKVILHTPWESERFLEPPKGELLPRIC; via the coding sequence GTGACTAAAAATATTTTGCTTTCTCACGGCGGTGGCGGTGAAGAGACGCAACATTTAATCAAAGAGCTATTTTTTAAACATTTTGATAACGATATTTTGCTCCGTATGGAAGATGCCGCAGCACTTACCATGGAGAGTACTCAGATTGCTTTTACGACAGATTCTTTTACGGTATCTCCACTTTTTTTTAAGGGAGGCAATATTGGTAAGCTCTCCATTGCAGGAACGGTGAATGACCTTTCTATGATGGGTGCAAAGCCTAGATATTTAACCTGTTCGTTTATGATAGAAGAGGGCTTTTCGTATGAAAAACTTGAAGAGATAGTTATTTCGATGCGAGATGAAATGGCAAAAACGGGTGTTAAAATCGTAGCAGGAGATACCAAAGTTGTACCACGAGGGAGTGTGGATGGGCTTTTTATTACCACAACGGGTATTGGTGAGATTATTTATCAAGGGATTTCTGCACACCATATTGCACAAGGCGATGTGATCATTGTTTCGCACGAAGTGGGCAATCATGGCGCATGTATTTTAGCGACGCGTGAAGAGTTAGAGTTAGAGAGCGAACTTCAAACCGATTGTGCGAGTTTATGGGCCCCTGTGGAAGCGTTGATCCATGCGGGAGTTAAACTCCATGCACTGCGTGATGCGACACGTGGAGGACTGAGTGCTGTTTTAAATGAGTGGGCTGAAACATCGCATGTATGTATTGAGGTAGAGGAAGTGAAGATTCCTGTGGCACAAGAGGTTAAAGGGGTGTGCGAACTGTTAGGGTTTGAGCCGTATGAATTTGCCAATGAGGGAACGATGGTTATAGCTCTGCCGAAAGAAGAGGCGCAAAAAGCCCTTGAGGTTTTAAAAGGTTTTCAAGAAACAGCGCAATCAACCATCATAGGGGATGTAAGTTCACGTTTTATGGATAAAGTGATTTTGCATACCCCGTGGGAGAGTGAGCGTTTCTTAGAGCCTCCTAAAGGTGAGCTTCTCCCGAGGATTTGCTGA
- the hypD gene encoding hydrogenase formation protein HypD — MCEVDLIEGFRDPTHMQALAALIKKECHSKINIMEVCGGHTHTIMKFGLSQILPEQIEFVHGPGCPVCIMPKERIDHAIALASMPNTILTTLGDMIRVPGSQTSLQKLRAEGKAIRSLYSPLDALKIAQENPDKNVVFFAIGFETTTPMSAVLIQHAIALNLKNLFFHINHVTVPEAVDAIMGGGDAHIDAFLGPSHVSVITGYKIYETIASTYHTPVVVAGFEPTDVMESVLRVVRQINAGKSEVENEYARAVSREGNLKAQELIETYFEKREHFRWRGIGDIAKSALKLKAEYAMYDAEVVFDDILPKVELNDHKLCICGDILKGKAKPFDCKVFGKACTPSNPMGSCMVSSEGACAAYFKYGAFNLKGVKRD, encoded by the coding sequence ATGTGTGAGGTAGATCTTATCGAAGGGTTTCGTGATCCTACACACATGCAAGCACTCGCTGCTCTCATTAAAAAAGAGTGTCACTCAAAGATTAACATTATGGAGGTGTGCGGCGGACATACGCATACCATTATGAAATTTGGGCTTTCTCAGATTTTACCAGAGCAGATTGAATTTGTTCATGGGCCAGGATGTCCTGTGTGCATTATGCCTAAAGAGCGCATTGACCACGCTATTGCCTTAGCATCCATGCCCAATACGATTTTAACCACGCTTGGTGATATGATACGTGTTCCTGGAAGCCAAACCTCCTTACAAAAATTGCGTGCGGAGGGAAAGGCTATCCGTTCTTTATACTCGCCTTTGGATGCGCTTAAAATTGCTCAGGAAAATCCGGATAAAAATGTGGTCTTTTTTGCGATTGGATTTGAAACAACAACGCCTATGAGTGCTGTTTTGATTCAACACGCCATAGCACTCAATCTCAAAAATCTCTTTTTCCATATCAATCATGTCACCGTTCCTGAAGCTGTCGATGCGATTATGGGAGGAGGCGATGCGCATATTGATGCTTTTTTGGGACCTTCTCATGTTAGCGTGATTACGGGGTATAAAATTTATGAAACCATTGCATCAACTTATCATACCCCTGTGGTCGTTGCGGGATTTGAGCCGACTGATGTAATGGAGTCTGTTTTGCGCGTTGTTCGTCAAATTAACGCGGGTAAAAGTGAGGTTGAAAATGAGTACGCAAGGGCGGTTTCCAGAGAAGGTAATCTTAAAGCGCAAGAACTCATTGAAACCTATTTTGAGAAACGAGAGCACTTTAGATGGCGGGGTATTGGAGATATTGCTAAGAGCGCTTTGAAACTCAAAGCTGAGTATGCCATGTATGATGCTGAAGTGGTTTTTGATGACATTCTTCCTAAAGTAGAATTAAATGACCATAAACTCTGTATTTGTGGGGATATTTTAAAAGGTAAGGCAAAACCGTTTGATTGTAAAGTCTTTGGAAAAGCCTGTACACCAAGCAATCCTATGGGTTCTTGTATGGTTTCAAGCGAGGGTGCGTGTGCGGCGTATTTCAAATACGGTGCTTTTAATTTAAAAGGAGTCAAGCGTGACTAA
- a CDS encoding HypC/HybG/HupF family hydrogenase formation chaperone codes for MCLSIPSKVVEIDENNYATVDTLGVKRKVTLDLIVEPVEVGDYVLIHVGFAMNKISKEEAEDSIAAYNEIAEAMKNGEIDDNEGNSNYV; via the coding sequence ATGTGTTTATCTATTCCTTCTAAAGTCGTTGAAATTGACGAAAATAACTATGCAACTGTGGATACTCTAGGTGTTAAGCGTAAGGTAACGCTTGATTTGATCGTAGAACCTGTAGAGGTGGGTGATTATGTTTTGATTCATGTCGGTTTTGCCATGAATAAAATCAGTAAAGAGGAGGCGGAAGATAGTATTGCCGCCTACAATGAAATCGCTGAAGCGATGAAGAACGGCGAGATAGACGATAACGAGGGAAACAGTAACTATGTGTGA
- the hypB gene encoding hydrogenase nickel incorporation protein HypB, giving the protein MCKDCGCSITPTQWAAHEHEHTHDGHTHSHSHDHADHSHHDHPHAHDHAHVAEHFHANPQLNDKKTIAVITKILDANDTEAAKNRAYFEQHGVLAINLMSSPGSGKTTLLEATIETKQIKLGVIEGDLETNQDADRIIAKGAPAHQIATGQACHLDAFMVHEGLHHLPIDGLDVVFVENVGNLVCPASYDVGTHLNVVLLSVPEGDDKPSKYPVMFRSADLFLITKCDLLPYFDFDIEKAIREARKLNPKVDVIEIDSKSGKGIEQWVNYLKMKKALR; this is encoded by the coding sequence ATGTGTAAAGATTGCGGTTGTTCTATTACCCCTACCCAATGGGCAGCTCATGAACATGAGCACACACATGATGGGCATACGCATAGCCACTCTCACGACCATGCGGATCACAGCCATCATGACCATCCCCACGCGCACGACCACGCACATGTGGCTGAGCATTTTCACGCCAACCCTCAGTTGAATGATAAAAAAACGATTGCGGTGATTACTAAAATCTTAGATGCCAATGACACCGAAGCGGCAAAAAATAGAGCCTATTTTGAACAACATGGTGTTTTAGCAATTAATCTAATGAGTAGTCCTGGTAGTGGGAAAACCACGCTTTTAGAAGCAACGATTGAGACGAAGCAGATTAAATTAGGTGTGATTGAGGGAGATTTAGAAACCAATCAAGATGCCGATAGAATCATCGCCAAAGGCGCACCAGCGCATCAAATCGCAACAGGTCAAGCGTGTCATTTGGATGCGTTTATGGTGCATGAGGGATTACATCATTTACCGATTGATGGCTTAGATGTAGTCTTTGTTGAGAATGTCGGAAATCTTGTGTGTCCTGCGAGTTATGATGTAGGAACACATCTCAATGTTGTGCTACTTTCCGTTCCTGAAGGCGATGACAAACCTTCAAAATATCCTGTGATGTTTCGCAGTGCGGACCTCTTTTTGATTACAAAGTGTGATTTGTTGCCTTATTTTGACTTTGATATTGAAAAAGCGATTCGTGAGGCACGTAAGCTCAATCCTAAAGTGGATGTCATTGAAATTGACAGTAAGTCAGGCAAAGGGATAGAGCAGTGGGTTAATTATTTAAAAATGAAAAAAGCATTGAGGTAG
- the nikR gene encoding nickel-responsive transcriptional regulator NikR, protein MDKIIRFSVSLPEKLLEELDKKVDAQGYASRSEFTRDLIREKIVKDEWQDDTSDVIGVVTMIYTHHQNELVQKILEIQHDAKVHIMCNTHVHVNHENCLETIMVTGKVSEVKDFSQKIAGLKGVKFCKLVEASIPAS, encoded by the coding sequence ATGGATAAAATTATTCGTTTTAGTGTCTCTTTGCCTGAAAAATTACTAGAAGAGTTAGATAAAAAAGTGGATGCCCAAGGGTATGCGTCACGCAGTGAATTTACACGGGATTTAATTCGTGAAAAAATTGTCAAAGATGAATGGCAAGACGATACCAGTGATGTTATAGGTGTTGTAACGATGATTTATACGCATCATCAAAATGAGTTGGTTCAGAAAATTTTGGAAATTCAACACGATGCAAAAGTGCATATTATGTGTAATACCCATGTGCATGTGAATCATGAAAATTGCTTAGAGACGATTATGGTTACGGGTAAAGTCTCTGAAGTGAAAGATTTTTCTCAAAAAATTGCAGGACTGAAGGGTGTGAAATTTTGTAAATTGGTTGAAGCGTCTATTCCTGCTTCTTAG